In the Thermodesulfobacteriota bacterium genome, one interval contains:
- a CDS encoding TRAP transporter small permease: protein MTTFKDFSSTVSRYMYVISGACLSFMVILTLIDVILRNFGYPITGSMEIIQYGGCIVFSFAVPYGTLLGAQVLVDLVIERIDPRKKRVITIITRIIGVILFLFIAYNFFIYGFDVKRSGERTASFRIPYYPFAFALSFSFFIQSLVIFSDLIERIKTKGEKR, encoded by the coding sequence ATGACCACTTTCAAAGATTTTTCTTCGACAGTAAGTAGATACATGTACGTCATTTCAGGGGCTTGCCTTTCTTTCATGGTTATCCTTACTCTTATCGATGTGATTTTGAGAAATTTTGGCTATCCTATTACGGGTTCAATGGAAATTATCCAATATGGCGGGTGTATAGTCTTCTCCTTCGCTGTTCCATATGGGACATTGCTTGGGGCGCAGGTTTTAGTTGATTTAGTAATCGAGAGAATCGACCCCAGAAAAAAAAGGGTCATAACCATAATTACTAGAATCATCGGTGTCATCCTCTTTCTCTTTATCGCCTATAACTTCTTTATTTACGGATTCGATGTAAAGCGTTCCGGGGAGAGGACAGCGAGTTTCCGGATCCCTTACTATCCTTTCGCTTTTGCGCTTTCTTTCAGTTTTTTTATCCAAAGTCTTGTCATCTTTTCTGATTTAATCGAAAGGATAAAGACAAAAGGAGAAAAGCGATGA
- the acs gene encoding acetate--CoA ligase codes for MDKDVKITSIMDERRVFYPPEELRAHARIKSREEYERIYKRSIEDREGFWSEIASELFWFKKWDKVNEEDFPKAKIQWFIGGKTNISYNCLDVQINKGRGEKTALIWQGEPEEEVKKYTYSELLKEVSRFANVLKKKGVKKGDRVAIYMPMVAELPIALLACARIGAIHTVVFGGFSAEALHDRVLDSGAKMIITANGYWRSGRVVNSKANVDRACELCAQKGHKVENVIVLRRLSDFDVPMVEGRDTWWHEEISAPDIQDDCPAEVMDAEDPLFILYTSGTTGKPKGVLHTTGGYMVYVYVTMQYHFDLKENDIFWCTADIGWVTGHSYVVYGPLLNGVTTIVFEGVPTYPQPDRFWHIIEKFKVTVFYTAPTAIRACMREGDEWPNKHDLSSLRVLGSVGEPINPEAWIWYYKVIGKERCPISDCWWQTETGGHLIAPMPGAWPLKPGSATLPFFGVEPVVLRPRATPTSPPQEADINEGGELCIKRSWPGIMRGVYGDPNAFYERYFTQQPGFYYTGDGARKDEDGYFWLMGRIDDVVNVSGHRIGTAEVESALVSHPAVAEAAVVGYPHEIKGEDLYAFVILKQGYDPSDELRKELINHVRKEIGPIATPGKLQFVPGLPKTRSGKIMRRILRKIASGEIDQIGDTTTLAEPSVVEEIIKGRL; via the coding sequence ATGGATAAAGACGTAAAGATCACATCCATTATGGACGAAAGGAGGGTCTTTTATCCTCCTGAAGAGTTAAGGGCCCATGCGCGAATAAAGAGTAGAGAAGAGTACGAAAGGATCTACAAGAGATCGATTGAGGATCGAGAAGGTTTCTGGAGTGAGATCGCAAGCGAGCTTTTCTGGTTCAAAAAGTGGGATAAGGTAAACGAGGAAGATTTTCCAAAAGCAAAGATCCAGTGGTTTATTGGGGGAAAGACTAACATTTCGTATAACTGTCTTGATGTGCAGATAAATAAGGGTCGGGGAGAAAAGACAGCACTTATATGGCAGGGAGAGCCTGAAGAGGAAGTAAAAAAGTACACTTATTCGGAGCTTCTCAAAGAAGTTTCAAGGTTCGCAAACGTTCTCAAAAAAAAGGGTGTAAAGAAAGGAGATCGGGTTGCCATTTACATGCCAATGGTTGCAGAGCTTCCTATTGCTCTTCTTGCGTGTGCTAGAATAGGGGCAATCCACACGGTTGTTTTTGGAGGGTTTTCGGCTGAAGCGCTCCACGATAGGGTCTTGGATTCTGGAGCAAAGATGATAATTACTGCGAATGGTTACTGGAGATCAGGAAGGGTAGTGAACTCTAAAGCAAATGTTGACAGAGCCTGCGAGCTTTGCGCCCAAAAGGGACATAAGGTGGAAAACGTAATAGTTCTAAGAAGGCTTAGTGATTTTGATGTCCCTATGGTTGAGGGAAGGGACACTTGGTGGCATGAGGAGATTTCGGCGCCTGATATACAAGATGATTGTCCAGCCGAAGTCATGGATGCAGAAGATCCTCTATTTATCCTTTACACTTCAGGGACGACAGGAAAACCGAAAGGGGTTCTACATACAACTGGCGGATACATGGTTTATGTTTACGTAACGATGCAGTACCACTTTGATTTGAAGGAGAACGATATCTTCTGGTGCACGGCAGATATCGGGTGGGTGACAGGACATTCCTACGTCGTATATGGTCCGCTTCTTAACGGAGTTACAACGATCGTCTTCGAAGGTGTGCCGACCTATCCTCAACCGGATAGATTCTGGCATATCATAGAAAAATTCAAGGTCACTGTATTTTACACGGCACCAACCGCAATCAGAGCCTGCATGAGGGAAGGTGATGAGTGGCCGAATAAACACGACCTATCGTCCCTTAGGGTACTCGGGTCTGTTGGAGAACCTATAAATCCGGAGGCGTGGATCTGGTACTATAAGGTCATTGGAAAGGAAAGATGTCCTATCTCGGATTGCTGGTGGCAGACTGAAACTGGCGGGCACTTAATTGCTCCTATGCCTGGTGCGTGGCCTTTAAAGCCAGGTTCTGCGACCCTGCCATTTTTCGGTGTAGAACCTGTAGTTTTAAGACCAAGGGCGACACCCACTAGTCCTCCACAAGAGGCGGATATAAACGAAGGTGGCGAACTCTGTATAAAGAGGAGCTGGCCCGGAATAATGCGGGGGGTTTATGGGGACCCCAATGCGTTTTACGAAAGGTATTTTACGCAGCAACCAGGCTTCTATTATACGGGTGATGGTGCGAGAAAGGATGAAGACGGTTACTTCTGGCTCATGGGTAGAATCGATGACGTGGTAAATGTGTCTGGACACAGGATAGGAACAGCAGAGGTGGAAAGTGCCCTTGTGTCCCATCCGGCAGTCGCGGAAGCGGCCGTTGTGGGATACCCGCACGAGATCAAAGGAGAAGATCTTTATGCCTTTGTGATCCTCAAACAAGGTTATGATCCCTCCGATGAACTAAGAAAGGAACTAATAAACCATGTAAGAAAGGAGATAGGTCCGATCGCAACCCCTGGTAAGCTGCAGTTCGTCCCTGGTCTTCCGAAAACGAGATCCGGAAAGATAATGAGAAGAATCTTAAGAAAAATCGCATCCGGAGAGATAGACCAGATAGGGGATACAACAACCCTCGCCGAGCCTTCGGTTGTCGAAGAGATAATAAAGGGTAGACTATAA
- a CDS encoding cytochrome c3 family protein: MLVKLRIISFLILLFLFVNPVEAKKEIKDCFKCHTDFEEREYALSVHGQFSCLVCHKDLKVETHIKERRPEKSAWRRSLNETCQMCHDSKTIFAKAEHRKVSDQLLCTDCHNPHLSKSMRTEKKAKSERAYCLICHGNKGLKMRFQNGEEISIYVDEKRFLKSAHGKNPCSFCHLGFSKDRHPKGQYESKMDFVHKLSFSACARCHVDECKRFERCVHGALARKKEKSAPLCSDCHNPHYVTKIKKDDMELHLTSCIRCHKDVYDAYKESVHYKAWEKGKKDAPLCTGCHKPHDVLVTSFNLRNNEVCFECHKEIEKAHTDWFYNPPFKSQSFVKFHFELITCNVCHAKNKEGAVYLHPHDKKSRDPITIEDMKNLLGIDKEKLGPYLDKNRDGYVESRELWEIFDDLLRRGVTLTLIGWMDVRDPILSHFTEPKEKALRSCEVCHRADSPFFRDAFLLFRDEYGWPFVFKAHKDVLSTKSTLSPLSEFYVFGSTRLAIVDFLLIVSVFGALLVPAIHITLRILTRKWRKRGLLHE; the protein is encoded by the coding sequence ATGCTTGTGAAATTGAGGATTATCTCGTTTCTTATCCTTCTTTTCCTATTTGTCAATCCGGTAGAGGCAAAAAAAGAGATAAAGGATTGCTTTAAGTGCCATACGGATTTCGAAGAAAGAGAATACGCTTTGTCTGTCCATGGGCAATTTTCATGCCTTGTTTGCCATAAAGACCTAAAAGTCGAAACTCACATAAAGGAGAGAAGACCAGAAAAAAGTGCGTGGAGGAGGTCTCTAAACGAGACGTGTCAGATGTGCCATGACTCCAAAACAATCTTTGCAAAAGCCGAACACCGAAAAGTATCAGATCAGCTTTTATGCACAGACTGCCACAATCCGCATCTTTCTAAGTCGATGAGGACGGAAAAGAAAGCCAAGTCAGAACGGGCTTACTGTCTTATTTGTCACGGCAATAAAGGCCTGAAGATGAGATTCCAAAATGGGGAAGAGATTTCCATCTATGTGGATGAAAAGCGATTTTTGAAGTCCGCTCACGGGAAAAACCCCTGTTCTTTTTGTCATCTTGGATTTTCAAAGGATAGGCATCCTAAGGGACAGTACGAGAGTAAAATGGATTTTGTACATAAACTCTCCTTTTCAGCCTGCGCAAGGTGCCACGTGGATGAGTGCAAGAGGTTTGAGAGATGTGTACACGGCGCCCTAGCCAGGAAAAAAGAAAAAAGTGCTCCTTTATGTTCAGATTGTCACAATCCCCATTATGTAACAAAAATAAAGAAGGACGATATGGAGCTCCATTTAACCTCATGTATCAGATGTCACAAAGATGTCTACGATGCATATAAAGAAAGTGTCCACTACAAAGCCTGGGAAAAGGGAAAGAAGGATGCCCCCCTATGTACCGGCTGCCATAAACCCCATGATGTTCTTGTTACATCCTTCAATCTCAGAAACAATGAAGTGTGCTTTGAATGTCACAAAGAAATCGAAAAGGCTCACACTGACTGGTTCTATAACCCGCCCTTTAAGTCGCAATCCTTTGTGAAGTTCCATTTCGAACTTATAACTTGCAATGTTTGCCATGCCAAGAACAAAGAGGGGGCCGTGTATCTCCATCCGCACGACAAGAAAAGTAGAGATCCAATAACGATTGAAGATATGAAAAACCTACTTGGAATCGACAAGGAAAAATTGGGACCCTATCTAGACAAAAATAGGGACGGATATGTAGAAAGTCGGGAACTTTGGGAGATCTTCGATGACCTTTTAAGGAGGGGAGTAACACTTACGCTAATAGGGTGGATGGATGTTAGGGATCCTATACTTTCGCATTTTACGGAGCCAAAGGAGAAGGCTTTAAGGAGTTGTGAGGTGTGTCACAGAGCAGATTCACCCTTTTTCAGAGACGCGTTTTTATTATTCAGGGACGAATATGGTTGGCCCTTCGTTTTTAAGGCCCATAAAGATGTTCTTAGCACTAAAAGCACACTATCGCCCCTTTCCGAATTTTACGTCTTCGGAAGCACAAGGCTCGCAATAGTCGATTTTCTATTGATCGTTTCAGTTTTTGGGGCTTTACTCGTTCCGGCAATCCATATCACTTTGAGGATACTTACGAGGAAATGGAGAAAAAGGGGTCTTTTGCATGAATAG
- a CDS encoding cytochrome b/b6 domain-containing protein encodes MNRRVYLHPLPVRIWHWINAICFFVLMLTGLQMRYGDVFEIISFRTAVSLHNIFGFVLIGNFIFWAVYYHATGKIFTLYIPAKPGEIGKFLIDLIRQSVYYGYGLLIGDRNPHEPKPESKFNPLQKISYHFVMLFMPVQIITGLMLWNPAYFSKWINLLGGILIVDTIHVFLTIFYLAFIVVHLYFATLGPTPLAHIKAMFITGYEEEH; translated from the coding sequence ATGAATAGACGGGTTTACTTACATCCACTCCCCGTCCGGATCTGGCACTGGATAAACGCCATATGTTTCTTTGTTCTTATGCTTACGGGACTTCAGATGAGGTATGGAGACGTGTTCGAGATTATATCATTTAGAACCGCGGTTAGCCTTCACAACATATTCGGTTTTGTTTTGATAGGTAACTTCATTTTCTGGGCAGTCTACTACCATGCGACAGGAAAGATATTCACCCTATATATTCCGGCAAAACCGGGAGAAATTGGAAAGTTCTTAATAGACCTTATAAGACAATCAGTTTACTACGGTTATGGACTCCTAATTGGAGACCGGAATCCCCACGAACCTAAACCAGAAAGTAAGTTCAACCCGCTCCAAAAAATTTCGTACCATTTTGTAATGCTATTTATGCCTGTCCAGATCATAACGGGATTAATGCTTTGGAATCCAGCTTACTTTTCAAAATGGATAAACCTCTTAGGAGGAATTTTAATAGTCGACACTATCCACGTCTTTCTCACCATTTTTTATCTGGCTTTCATTGTGGTACATCTATACTTTGCCACACTCGGTCCTACGCCTCTGGCCCATATAAAAGCTATGTTCATCACGGGTTACGAAGAGGAACACTAA
- a CDS encoding TRAP transporter substrate-binding protein, producing MTRTRLILFFALATFLFALVSSSYAQMKLRLSVMWPPHHPHTKLFEEFGKEIEKATNGRVTVTVFASNTLSPPMQVYDNTVKGVVDIGTALLAYSPGRLPLSEVLQLPLGYKDGYQGSKLANAYYKKFRPKEFDDVKVLFLHGAAPGFIFTKKPANSTEDIKGLRIRANAENAPIVKALGAAPVTMPVTEVYDALSRGVVDGTLFPLEALQGFRIAEVVSTVIENFAISYLTSQYVIMNKEKWNKLSPEDQKAIEKISDEFNDRIGKQWVELDKKAKDFAISKGVKFVTVSKQEEEETAKKMKPILDEYVKTTKAKGLPGDEALKFCQDFLRTFKY from the coding sequence ATGACTAGGACAAGGTTGATTCTCTTTTTTGCCCTTGCTACGTTTCTCTTTGCGCTTGTTAGTTCTTCCTATGCTCAGATGAAGCTTCGACTTTCTGTCATGTGGCCACCGCATCATCCACACACCAAGCTTTTTGAAGAGTTCGGAAAGGAAATAGAAAAGGCCACCAACGGACGGGTTACTGTCACGGTATTTGCAAGTAATACGCTTTCGCCACCCATGCAAGTATACGATAACACTGTGAAAGGTGTTGTGGATATCGGTACTGCCCTTTTAGCATACTCTCCGGGAAGGCTTCCCCTTTCAGAGGTGTTGCAGTTGCCCCTCGGATATAAGGATGGATATCAGGGAAGTAAACTTGCAAATGCTTATTATAAGAAGTTCAGACCTAAAGAATTCGATGACGTAAAGGTCCTTTTCCTCCATGGTGCAGCACCGGGATTTATCTTTACCAAAAAACCTGCGAATTCCACAGAAGATATAAAGGGTTTAAGAATTAGGGCCAATGCGGAAAACGCACCGATAGTTAAAGCTTTGGGTGCAGCTCCGGTAACCATGCCTGTTACTGAGGTTTACGATGCGCTATCTAGAGGAGTTGTTGACGGAACTCTTTTTCCGCTTGAAGCTCTTCAGGGCTTTAGGATCGCTGAGGTTGTCTCAACAGTAATTGAAAACTTCGCCATATCTTATCTTACGTCCCAGTATGTGATTATGAATAAGGAAAAATGGAATAAACTTTCTCCTGAGGATCAGAAGGCCATAGAGAAGATAAGCGATGAATTCAACGACAGAATAGGAAAACAGTGGGTTGAGCTCGACAAAAAGGCAAAAGATTTCGCCATCAGCAAGGGAGTGAAGTTTGTGACAGTATCGAAACAGGAAGAGGAAGAGACGGCAAAAAAAATGAAACCGATACTCGACGAATACGTAAAGACTACAAAGGCTAAGGGCCTCCCAGGGGATGAGGCTTTAAAGTTCTGCCAGGATTTTCTACGGACCTTCAAGTACTAA
- a CDS encoding saccharopine dehydrogenase family protein translates to MKGRVLIIGAGAVATVCAHKCAQNPEYFKEIIVASRDITKCEAIREAIRSKYQRDIEVARVDADKVDELVDLIEKYKPDIVINLALTYHDLNIMEACLQTGVHYLDTASYEALEEAYYEYSWQWAFDEKFKKRGIMGILGCGFDPGVTNVYAAYAQKHLFDEINYIDILDCNGGTHGLPFATNFNPELNIREVLQKGRYWQEGRWIETPSIIDENAIHFTFNYPEVGPRESYLIAHEELESLVIHIKGVKRARFWMTFSESYLNHLRVLKNVGLTRIDPVEYEGHKIIPLRFLKTLLPSPISLGPRYKGKTVIGNVMTGKKDGKVITKYIYNVCDHEEAYRETGTQAIAYTAGVPAMIGAMMLLSGEWLAPGVYNVEQLDPDKFMDAMNRYGLPWKVVDWEPLPDTP, encoded by the coding sequence ATGAAAGGAAGGGTACTCATAATAGGAGCAGGCGCAGTAGCCACTGTTTGTGCACACAAATGTGCCCAAAATCCTGAATATTTCAAAGAGATAATCGTTGCAAGTAGAGACATCACTAAATGTGAGGCCATAAGAGAAGCAATAAGAAGCAAATACCAGAGAGACATAGAGGTAGCTCGGGTGGACGCGGATAAGGTGGACGAGCTTGTGGATTTAATAGAAAAGTACAAACCCGACATCGTCATTAACTTAGCGCTTACATACCATGACCTAAATATTATGGAGGCTTGTCTCCAAACAGGAGTCCATTATCTTGATACAGCAAGCTACGAGGCCTTAGAAGAGGCCTATTATGAGTACAGCTGGCAGTGGGCTTTCGACGAGAAATTCAAAAAAAGAGGGATAATGGGGATTCTGGGATGCGGATTCGATCCTGGAGTAACAAACGTTTATGCCGCGTACGCCCAAAAGCATTTATTCGATGAAATAAACTACATAGACATTCTCGACTGTAACGGGGGAACTCACGGCCTACCTTTTGCTACAAATTTTAATCCGGAACTTAACATAAGGGAGGTCCTACAAAAAGGACGCTACTGGCAGGAAGGAAGATGGATAGAGACCCCTTCGATAATCGACGAAAACGCGATACACTTTACATTTAATTATCCGGAGGTAGGGCCGAGAGAGAGTTATCTCATAGCCCACGAAGAACTTGAATCCCTAGTTATCCACATAAAAGGCGTAAAGAGGGCCAGGTTCTGGATGACCTTTTCAGAAAGCTACCTCAATCATTTAAGGGTACTCAAAAACGTGGGGCTTACAAGGATAGATCCTGTAGAATATGAAGGTCACAAGATAATCCCTCTGAGATTCTTGAAGACTCTTCTTCCTTCCCCGATCTCTTTGGGTCCTAGGTATAAAGGGAAAACGGTGATAGGAAACGTTATGACCGGCAAAAAGGATGGAAAGGTGATCACAAAATACATATACAACGTTTGTGACCACGAGGAGGCTTATAGGGAGACGGGTACCCAGGCAATAGCCTATACGGCTGGCGTGCCCGCTATGATAGGGGCGATGATGCTTCTTAGTGGAGAATGGCTTGCCCCTGGAGTTTACAATGTGGAACAGCTCGATCCTGATAAGTTTATGGACGCGATGAATCGATACGGTCTGCCTTGGAAGGTCGTCGATTGGGAACCATTACCCGATACGCCTTAA
- the larE gene encoding ATP-dependent sacrificial sulfur transferase LarE yields MYDETKEKLLTLRETIREMGRVLIAYSGGMDSTFLAKLSLDCLGKENVLLVTARSPFFPEREIKDAEKTARFLGADHIIIEHNELEVEAIVENSLERCYHCKRELFEKLLKMATKFKKEYVLDGTTKDDEGDFRPGIRALRELGIRSPLSECGLTKREIKALSEEMNLPTQNKPSFACLASRFPYGQRITEEKLRMVNTAEELLLEMGFRVVRVRHYGELARIEVGEDEINRFMSSELRKKVVESLKGLGYVYVTLDLRGFRSGSMNEAIKYGGGNGRVR; encoded by the coding sequence ATGTACGACGAAACTAAGGAGAAACTTTTGACGCTCAGAGAGACTATTCGAGAGATGGGAAGAGTGCTTATTGCCTATTCCGGAGGAATGGACAGTACTTTTCTTGCAAAACTTTCTTTAGATTGCTTGGGGAAAGAAAATGTTCTTTTGGTTACAGCAAGATCACCTTTCTTTCCCGAAAGGGAAATAAAAGATGCTGAAAAAACTGCAAGATTTTTGGGAGCAGACCACATAATAATAGAGCATAACGAGCTGGAAGTAGAAGCAATAGTGGAGAATTCTCTAGAGAGATGTTATCACTGTAAAAGAGAACTTTTCGAAAAACTTTTAAAAATGGCGACAAAATTCAAAAAAGAATATGTGTTAGACGGGACGACGAAAGACGACGAAGGTGATTTCCGACCCGGCATTAGGGCGCTTAGAGAGCTAGGTATCAGAAGTCCCCTTTCTGAATGTGGATTGACAAAAAGGGAGATAAAGGCGCTTTCAGAAGAGATGAACTTACCAACACAGAATAAACCATCCTTTGCTTGTCTGGCGTCCCGTTTCCCCTACGGGCAGAGAATAACAGAAGAAAAACTCCGTATGGTCAATACCGCGGAAGAGCTTCTTTTGGAAATGGGATTTAGGGTTGTAAGGGTAAGGCACTACGGAGAATTAGCCAGAATAGAAGTCGGCGAAGATGAGATAAACCGTTTTATGAGTTCGGAGCTAAGAAAAAAAGTTGTTGAGAGCTTGAAAGGTTTAGGGTATGTGTATGTCACGCTGGACCTACGCGGGTTTAGAAGTGGCTCAATGAATGAAGCCATAAAATATGGGGGGGGAAATGGGAGAGTACGATGA
- a CDS encoding OFA family MFS transporter: MKVKKSTRSAMGPSRGWIVTLSGTVINLALGVLYSWSVFKGAIPESWGWTNAEKALPYAVACFVFSLSMIPAGRLQDRIGPRWVATMGGILIGLGFVVASLSGSSSTGFILGFGILGGMGIGFGYASATPAAVKWFPPEKTGLITGIVVSGFGLASVYIAPLASWLLQLYTLPQAMMIFGIAFFIVVLGVSQLLSDPPERSSPPRVTYAGVHQNESSWREMLSTREFYVLWITYFIGAGTGLTFISFAQDLGKKSLGELAFLAVAVLAFGNAAGRIMAGFISDKMGRERTIFYFLLAQALTVFLLYLVKEGTNWILLLLITLFLGANYGSNLSLFPSATKDYFGIRNFGMNYGILFTSWGFAGLILPWVGGKIKDVTGETDLTFFILIALLLFGASLIKINKPSKREK, from the coding sequence ATGAAAGTGAAAAAAAGCACAAGGTCGGCAATGGGACCTAGTAGAGGATGGATAGTTACTCTATCCGGGACAGTTATCAATTTAGCGCTTGGGGTTCTCTACTCCTGGAGCGTATTTAAGGGCGCAATACCAGAAAGCTGGGGATGGACGAATGCGGAAAAGGCGCTCCCCTATGCTGTCGCATGCTTTGTCTTTTCCTTGTCTATGATACCCGCAGGAAGACTCCAGGACAGAATAGGACCGAGATGGGTTGCCACAATGGGTGGGATATTGATCGGCCTTGGCTTTGTGGTGGCATCTCTTTCAGGATCTTCTTCAACTGGCTTTATTTTGGGTTTCGGGATCCTTGGGGGCATGGGAATAGGATTTGGGTATGCCTCTGCAACTCCTGCCGCTGTAAAATGGTTTCCGCCTGAAAAAACGGGTTTGATAACAGGAATCGTTGTATCAGGCTTTGGGCTTGCCTCCGTATACATAGCACCACTTGCATCATGGCTTTTACAGCTTTACACGTTGCCCCAAGCGATGATGATCTTCGGAATTGCCTTTTTTATTGTTGTCTTAGGGGTCTCCCAGCTTCTTAGTGATCCTCCGGAAAGATCTAGTCCCCCTAGAGTTACGTATGCGGGTGTACACCAAAATGAGTCTTCATGGCGTGAAATGCTCTCAACTAGAGAGTTTTACGTCCTCTGGATAACCTATTTTATCGGAGCAGGTACGGGCCTTACATTTATAAGTTTTGCCCAGGATCTAGGTAAAAAGTCTTTAGGAGAACTGGCTTTTTTAGCTGTTGCGGTTTTGGCCTTTGGGAATGCGGCAGGAAGAATTATGGCGGGTTTTATATCAGATAAAATGGGAAGAGAGAGAACCATATTCTATTTTCTTCTGGCTCAAGCTCTTACAGTTTTCTTACTCTACCTTGTTAAGGAAGGTACAAATTGGATTCTCCTTCTTTTGATAACCCTTTTTCTAGGTGCCAACTACGGATCGAATCTTTCGCTCTTTCCGTCTGCCACAAAGGATTACTTTGGGATTAGGAACTTCGGGATGAATTACGGCATTCTTTTCACCTCGTGGGGGTTTGCAGGCCTTATTCTACCGTGGGTTGGAGGAAAGATAAAGGATGTGACAGGAGAAACCGACCTTACGTTTTTCATTTTAATAGCCCTTTTACTTTTTGGTGCGAGCCTTATTAAAATCAATAAACCTTCGAAGAGAGAAAAATAA
- the nspC gene encoding carboxynorspermidine decarboxylase has translation MGTITRYALKDMEATDTIKVRRRNLFRERLDLFLSLLENVETPSYVIDELLIEENMKVMRYVKDRTGCRILHALKAYAGYYVFHIMRKYLDGVCASGLYEARLGKEKFKKEVHTFGAAYPEDQIEGIIRFSDVVIFNSFNLVERFARRVKESNKQVGIRVNPGYSEVKTRMYDPCAPNSRLGVVREVFEEEYPKYKDLIDGIHFHAMCEQNSDVLARIIEHFTMNFGPYLKNVKWVSFGGGHHITRDDYDIELLIRLIEDFKGTYGVEIYLEPGEASVLECGYYVTSVLDIVKNGMNIAIIDGSAEAHLPDVLLMPYRPNIVGSSEPYVKPYTYRIGGVSCLAGDIIGDYSFDEPLYVGKKLVFTDMVHYTIVKNNTFNGIKLPSIVLIRKDGRLKVVKRFSFRDFLRRV, from the coding sequence TTGGGAACCATTACCCGATACGCCTTAAAAGATATGGAGGCGACCGATACCATAAAGGTAAGAAGAAGAAATCTCTTTCGGGAGAGGCTCGATCTTTTCCTCTCCCTTTTGGAAAATGTAGAAACCCCGTCTTACGTCATAGATGAATTGCTGATCGAAGAGAACATGAAAGTTATGCGCTATGTTAAAGACAGAACCGGTTGTCGGATCTTACATGCTCTTAAAGCTTACGCTGGTTATTATGTTTTCCATATTATGCGAAAGTATTTGGATGGTGTATGCGCAAGCGGTCTTTACGAGGCGAGACTTGGAAAGGAGAAATTTAAAAAAGAGGTTCACACATTTGGTGCGGCTTATCCCGAAGATCAAATAGAGGGTATCATTAGGTTTTCAGATGTTGTCATCTTTAACTCATTTAACCTAGTCGAGAGATTCGCCCGCAGAGTCAAGGAATCGAACAAACAGGTTGGGATAAGGGTAAATCCGGGATATTCAGAAGTCAAAACTAGGATGTACGATCCTTGCGCTCCAAATTCTAGACTTGGGGTTGTTCGAGAAGTATTCGAAGAAGAGTACCCAAAATACAAAGATCTCATCGATGGCATACATTTTCATGCCATGTGCGAACAGAATTCTGATGTTTTAGCCAGGATAATCGAGCACTTTACGATGAATTTCGGACCCTATCTCAAAAACGTAAAATGGGTAAGTTTTGGGGGAGGCCACCATATAACGAGAGACGATTACGATATTGAACTTCTAATACGCCTCATCGAGGATTTCAAGGGGACTTACGGTGTGGAGATTTACTTAGAGCCTGGAGAAGCAAGTGTCCTCGAATGTGGGTACTATGTAACGTCCGTTTTAGATATCGTAAAAAATGGCATGAATATAGCGATTATAGATGGGTCCGCCGAGGCCCATCTTCCTGATGTTCTCCTTATGCCTTATAGACCTAACATTGTGGGATCGTCAGAACCATACGTGAAACCATACACCTATCGAATAGGCGGCGTAAGCTGTCTAGCGGGAGATATAATTGGCGATTATTCTTTTGATGAACCCCTCTATGTAGGGAAAAAACTCGTATTTACGGATATGGTCCATTACACTATCGTGAAAAATAACACTTTCAACGGGATAAAATTACCATCGATCGTTCTTATTAGAAAGGATGGTAGACTTAAAGTAGTAAAGAGGTTTTCATTTAGAGACTTCCTAAGGCGCGTGTAA